Below is a window of Plasmodium chabaudi chabaudi strain AS genome assembly, chromosome: 10 DNA.
GACGATATAATAAtgccattttattttgtaaccCTTTATTGtttgaattatatttttttcgtttaaCAATGGAATTGGtttaattttacaaaatgcTTAAAGACATAAATTCgtatttgtaatttttttttcacttttttttcatattattatatgttttgtTTGCACacacttttaaaaatatgaacgcTCTGATTTTGGTGGGGGGATATGGAACACGCCTAAGACCTTTGACCTTAACTACACCAAAGCCATTAGTTGATTTTTGCAATAAGGCTATTTTAGAACATCAAATTCTTAACTTAGCAAAATCGGGAGTTAGTGAAATAATACTAGCCATTGCTTATAAACcagataatataaaaacctttgtaaataatttacaacaaaaatataatgttaaaataattttttcaattgaAGATGAGCCATTAGGCACAGGAGGACCAATAAAGCTAgctgaaaattttttatctaaatatgacgatttttttgttttcaatTCAGACATTATTTGTTCATTCCCTTTGGTTGATATGATGAAATTCCACaaggaaaataaatcgCTACTAACCATTATGGTAAGACTACATAACAAGGGTCCAAACAGACatgcaaataaatatgtacatattgTGCACTACTAAGTTTGGCAAACCTAAACATGTTGGCgatttctttcttttttgggCAGGTAAAAGAAGTCGATGATCCTCGATCTTTTGGAGTTGTAATAACAgacaatgaaaaaaaaattcttaaGTTTGAAGAAAAACCATTAATCCCTGAATCAAGCTTAATAAATTcgggaatatatattttaaataaaaaaatattaaattgtaTTCCGAAAAGAAATACATCCttagaaaaagaaatatttccAAAGCTAGCTAGCGAAAatgtgttatatttttataagctAAATGATTTTTGGGCAGATATTGGAAAGCCAtctgattttttaaaaggcCAAGCATTATATTTAGACAGTTTTGAAAGTTTGACAAATTTTGAAGGATTggataattttgaaaaggATGTAGAAAAAACTGTCCTGCATGACCGCCTACTAATTTGTTATACTTTTACTGAACCGAAGGaagatatacaaaattgtaataataaaaataaaaaaaagctatttataacatttgaaaatattgatgaattaaataaatttgatgaaaatacaaatcaagttttaaatgatataaaaaaattatatataaaaatcgaaggaaatgttttaatttcttcAAATACTgttataaaacataattgttttttggGAGAGAATGTAGTCTTAGGTGATAATGTTATATTAGGTGAAGGATgcagaattaaaaattcatgTATTCTTAAAAATTCTATTGTTAATTCATATACTTATATTGACAATTCTATAATTGGCTCAAAGTCATGTATAGGCAGTTGGTCAAGAATTGAAGGCTTATGTGTGGTAGGtgaaaatgttaatataaaaccggagctttttataaataatgcatTCATTCTTCCATATAAAGAAGTGATAAGCTCTATTTATGAGAAAGGGGCAATCATTATGTAGTCGGGACGGTTACTCTCCTAATCTTATGTAAGCGTGCAGAAGCCTATCCAAATATGCAGACTTTTTTCgaattaatttgtttaaaataaaactaatAAATCGACGATTTTTCTCACTATTcgtatgtgcatatatttcatttattccatttttcaTCTCGTTTTATTTCGTTTTATTTCTATGCGTGTGTGTAAAGGGAATACACAAAGCATTTTCGactttttttgatttttctctaccttttttgatttatatttgcGCGCACATAGCCCTTGCTTGTATGCCTTTTCGGGCTCGCAAAAACATTCATGCAAACTTCCaccaaattaaaaagtaaaacaaataagaaaaataaattacatTATTATGCTTGCTAAACATATTTGTGTAAATTtgaattgaaaaaatgaaggaCCATCTGGtgaaatatgataaatactTAAAATACGATAACCCTATAATTGTAGAAGCTAgcgaaataaataataaaaatatgaaagatgaaaaaaatgtaaaagaaaaaaatattattagggtgatacaaaaaattcgaaaaaatttaaaatcaaatatgttatataaaaatggtaataaaaatatatacatttttaataatccaatatatgatatttttccaattaaatattctactgaaaaaaaaacagaatatatttcatatgtatcaaaattaacaaatgaagatgatatattattttgtctGAAAAAAATCTTTGAGCATACTACAAATATGTAttctaaatatatgattataaAGGATGAGTCATTGGAAGAATTGCTATCTATTTTTATGGAAGTTTGTAGACAggttcatattttaaaccGAATCCATAAACCCTTTTTATAAGTAGGCATACATACATGACATTGCTTTGCCAAATTTTTAGGTCTCTGTCATTTCTTTGTCTCGAGGAATTTTGCTAAAGCAGCtgtttaattataatgcaGTGCTTTTAGCGCACTATCACAAGCTCGTCAAGTAATAGGAAAACGGATCATAATTTGTCTACACACACATGggcatatgcatatgcatattacaTACTATTTGTGAGTGCCAAAGAATATACCGATTTGACATGCCCatttttggaaaataaaCTAGGAACTGTGTCACACTTCTCAATTTGGACGACTTATTTTACAAACATTTTCAGATCATCAATAGCGTTTAACTTAAAGAAGCAAACGAAACAAAACGAGATCCTAAACAATTATATCAATCAAATtgaagcaaaaaaaaaacaaattaatgaTTTGAAAAATAGTCTATTATTAACAGAAGAAATTATTGAAActgaaaaaacaaatttccAAACAGAACTTTCGAAAGTAccacttaaaaaataaacttaaTTTTTGTTCCTTAAAATGGGTGGCTCATTCAAAGGtgttatatttaaacaGGTTGCCAATGCCaggattattatttttttttttttttttttttttttatttttaggaAACATTGATGTATGAAAATAAGATAGACAAGTTAAAAAAAGCTAACCAACGGAAAAAGGATGACTTTACTAGGATACtccaattataaaatagtaataaaaaaaaaaaattttaatttaattagtTAATGAtacaagaaaaaataaaactcaaaaaaataaaaaataaataaataatgaataaaacaaatgtaaaaaattaaataacaaATCATTAAAAAGGCTGTAAAATGCTGGGCATATTAAATGaggttaataaaaaaaaaaataataaaatttaaaaattaatttatacaaGTTGtctaataaataaaacagctataataaatgtaaaaataatattgctTAAGCTTGCTGAGCTTGCACTCGATATATTTCCGTCAtcactatttttttcgttttcattttcatcactttcgctattttcatcatattcattttcttctgCCTTGCTATAtctaacaattttaatagaGTTATCAATGTCGTTTTCTGGATTTGTATCATCCGTGGCAGTAACACTCTGATCGGTTTCTTCTTCCTCAATATCAGCTTCATCAACCTCATCAACATTTTCAGTTATTTCAGCTATTTCATCTTCGCTAGGTTGTTCAGGTTGTTCAGGTACCTTGTCTATTTTGGCTTCGTCAGGCTTGACAGTATCGTGGATGGTAGGGGGTGAAGAGCTGTCCCCAATTACCTCAGCATTAGCATCTATTTCATCTATAGATACtataatttcatttaatgTTTTGGATGTTTCAGTAAATAAGTTATCTAAATTGTAAAGTGTCGCTTTTTCTAATAGtgcattatatttatccaTGTGTCGGtgtatttgtttttcaAGTTGTATAATCTGACTATATCCAACTGTTAAAATGATTTTTACCTTTTTATTCATTCTACTCGATTTAGAACTCCATGGATTAAGAATATAACTTTTATTAACATgttgtttatataaattatctaAATAATTCACAGCAAAATAGGTATCAATTTTGTTAGCAATATCAACATGtgtatttccttttttatatgcatcctgttttaatttaatataattatttttgaatagAGAACTGAAATTTGTTACATTAACttgatttttataacaataGGATTTAACAAGCATAGCTtgtttaataaaaacattatttCTTTGAGTGTATAACATTTTCAATCGTTTGACTAAAAAGTTTCTAATATCAATTATTCTACTGGTtctatttaaattatcaagTTCATCTAATTCTTCaatatctttatatttaataaatttattttcattatcacTTTGTAAAATGATTTGTGGAATTTCTGGTTCggattttataaaaatatctgCAGTAATTATTTCACTGTCTTTTGCAAAGTCATCATAATTTAACATCAAATCATTGTCTTCATCAAATAGATCAaggatattatatttttgtgcctttttatgtaatgatatatacatacttCGAAGTTTTCCAATATTCTTTTCtgcattatataaatttaccATATGGGTTTGTAACAACTGTTGTAATTTCTCTTGATAGGAAGAAAAGTATACaccaaatttattttctatatcaaatgtatttaataaatagatataatataaatcagTTTCAGccgttttatttaattcgtTATATCTATCTTCAAGCATATCTTTTATATCAGATACAGAATATtcattatacatatattttgaaaaatcatttgctaaattattaaaaatatcatcTTTCTTTTTGATTTCtccaattatttttttagataCTGTAAGTTTtgcaatttttaattttcctAATACAGTATcaattttatcatcatttaatatctcattaatttcattttttatagataCTATTTCGTCATTATTCTCATCTGAATCTTCTGTATctaaataatcattttcttcGTTTTCTTGATCTTTGATTTGTTCGAATTCATCGATATCTTCGCCATCCCAAAAAAATTCTGGGCTGACTTTTAAACAAGCAAAACTTATAGATGCATatgaatttaataaaatattttcatctttttcatttaatatttcagTTTGAATAGTATATGGGTTAATTAGACAGTTTTGTCTTTcgttacatttttttttaacatgtGTTGTgatatcttttatttctttatcgTCAATAGTATAATGTATTGTtgcattattaatatatatattactatttcTACAAACTATTTTAtcagtatttttattattcaataGGAAGTAATACATTACATTGTTATCATTATCAAATTCTAATGATCGATTTAAAGCACATGTaaaagtattttttatttcattttcattcgAATCAATACACTCATCAACATATATACTACTACTATTTCGgagtttataaaattttttattaaaaatataatcaaaataataagaacATGTCTTTTTGtctttacattttttttcgacCTCATCTAAACATTCtttgtaaattatttcattatttgaattCATGCATTTGATTTGGCACTGCAAGTTGTACACATCCCCCTTCGGGCACCTAcaaagagaaaaaattgGCACGCGTGTATTCGAAGTGGTTAGAAAGGAAGTTTACAAAGAAGCTGTAGAAGTACTGCGAGCGTGCAAAATgtgatttttattttttttcttactTTAGCGTATTTTCGCTCCCAAACTTGGATACACTAGTGTGCGCATAGTTACGGGGGGGTTTCGCATAGCAGCATTGAAGCCacaccaaaaaaaaagcaaagaaaaatactttcattttaaactaaaaaaattatatatgcatgttaCACAAAATGTGATGAAAATGTGgtgaaaaatgtataattaaaaaaataaaaaaaacttataACAATGGCAACGGCAATAAATCATATGATGCCAGAGTGTTATGATGATGAGActgaaaaaacaaaaacaaaattgtaCTAATTAGGCAGTCCAACaatgtgtatatttaaaaaaattgcgCAAAACTATGCAAAACTatgaaaaaacaataaatacTACCTAATAGtgttttatacaaaattaaaaaaacgcTGAAATATATGCAGCTAgcttttttctatataaataaatataaaatatttgggGTACTCTATATAAATACCAAAACATCAAATCtcaagaaataaaatattcatcaATATTTTCGTTCACCAAGACTTGACGAtttctattattaaatcctttacaaataaattgcACAAAATTGGCAACAAAATGTACaaacaaaaattgtatatataaaactatcaaaaatgaatatataatattatgaatatagcTATAAAAGCACAATTATAATTTCgatgttataaaataaaatgaaattattaaagCTATGGCACTTGgcacaatttttaaaaaaaatatataaattattttatttttattatatataaaaataaaaagat
It encodes the following:
- a CDS encoding mannose-1-phosphate guanyltransferase, putative; translated protein: MNALILVGGYGTRLRPLTLTTPKPLVDFCNKAILEHQILNLAKSGVSEIILAIAYKPDNIKTFVNNLQQKYNVKIIFSIEDEPLGTGGPIKLAENFLSKYDDFFVFNSDIICSFPLVDMMKFHKENKSLLTIMVKEVDDPRSFGVVITDNEKKILKFEEKPLIPESSLINSGIYILNKKILNCIPKRNTSLEKEIFPKLASENVLYFYKLNDFWADIGKPSDFLKGQALYLDSFESLTNFEGLDNFEKDVEKTVLHDRLLICYTFTEPKEDIQNCNNKNKKKLFITFENIDELNKFDENTNQVLNDIKKLYIKIEGNVLISSNTVIKHNCFLGENVVLGDNVILGEGCRIKNSCILKNSIVNSYTYIDNSIIGSKSCIGSWSRIEGLCVVGENVNIKPELFINNAFILPYKEVISSIYEKGAIIM
- a CDS encoding dynein light chain, putative — encoded protein: MKDHLVKYDKYLKYDNPIIVEASEINNKNMKDEKNVKEKNIIRVIQKIRKNLKSNMLYKNGNKNIYIFNNPIYDIFPIKYSTEKKTEYISYVSKLTNEDDILFCLKKIFEHTTNMYSKYMIIKDESLEELLSIFMEVSVISLSRGILLKQLFNYNAVLLAHYHKLVKSSIAFNLKKQTKQNEILNNYINQIEAKKKQINDLKNSLLLTEEIIETEKTNFQTELSKETLMYENKIDKLKKANQRKKDDFTRILQL
- a CDS encoding surface protein P113, putative; the protein is MKVFFFAFFLVWLQCCYAKPPRNYAHTSVSKFGSENTLKCPKGDVYNLQCQIKCMNSNNEIIYKECLDEVEKKCKDKKTCSYYFDYIFNKKFYKLRNSSSIYVDECIDSNENEIKNTFTCALNRSLEFDNDNNVMYYFLLNNKNTDKIVCRNSNIYINNATIHYTIDDKEIKDITTHVKKKCNERQNCLINPYTIQTEILNEKDENILLNSYASISFACLKVSPEFFWDGEDIDEFEQIKDQENEENDYLDTEDSDENNDEIVSIKNEINEILNDDKIDTVLGKLKIAKLTVSKKIIGEIKKKDDIFNNLANDFSKYMYNEYSVSDIKDMLEDRYNELNKTAETDLYYIYLLNTFDIENKFGVYFSSYQEKLQQLLQTHMVNLYNAEKNIGKLRSMYISLHKKAQKYNILDLFDEDNDLMLNYDDFAKDSEIITADIFIKSEPEIPQIILQSDNENKFIKYKDIEELDELDNLNRTSRIIDIRNFLVKRLKMLYTQRNNVFIKQAMLVKSYCYKNQVNVTNFSSLFKNNYIKLKQDAYKKGNTHVDIANKIDTYFAVNYLDNLYKQHVNKSYILNPWSSKSSRMNKKVKIILTVGYSQIIQLEKQIHRHMDKYNALLEKATLYNLDNLFTETSKTLNEIIVSIDEIDANAEVIGDSSSPPTIHDTVKPDEAKIDKVPEQPEQPSEDEIAEITENVDEVDEADIEEEETDQSVTATDDTNPENDIDNSIKIVRYSKAEENEYDENSESDENENEKNSDDGNISSASSASLSNIIFTFIIAVLFIRQLV